The proteins below are encoded in one region of Paeniglutamicibacter cryotolerans:
- a CDS encoding ABC transporter permease — translation MILFIGRKLAVLVGTVLAASVLVFFSMYMVGDPMAFLLRGRSPSPEAAAAIREQFGLDKPLLVRYFDWLFNMLRGDFGRSFQFREDVATLLASRAMVTFWLVVLSGTMIAVLGLASGIVAALARGRFADKAILIGATGLAAIPSFVGAIVLTAVFSVKLGWFPSFGAGEGLLDTIYHLVLPALALALTFIALVARVTRSSMVEQLDREHVEVATSRGMNRARVVRRHVLRNALNPILTVSGLLVAGLLVASSIVEAAFGLAGLGSLLVQSVDKLDFPVVQAIVLIIVALFVLANTVVDILAGVLDPRTKAGAAAR, via the coding sequence ATGATCCTCTTTATCGGACGCAAGCTCGCCGTCCTGGTGGGCACCGTCTTGGCGGCCTCGGTACTGGTGTTCTTCTCGATGTACATGGTGGGTGACCCGATGGCATTCCTGCTGCGCGGGCGCAGTCCCAGCCCCGAAGCCGCCGCCGCGATCAGGGAACAGTTCGGACTCGACAAGCCCCTCCTCGTGCGGTACTTCGACTGGCTGTTCAACATGCTGCGAGGCGACTTCGGACGCTCGTTCCAGTTCCGCGAGGACGTCGCCACGCTGCTCGCCTCGCGGGCCATGGTGACGTTCTGGCTCGTGGTCCTCTCCGGAACCATGATCGCCGTTCTTGGCCTGGCCTCCGGCATCGTCGCCGCCCTGGCCCGTGGCCGGTTCGCCGACAAGGCGATCCTGATCGGTGCCACCGGCCTGGCGGCCATCCCCTCGTTCGTCGGCGCCATCGTGCTGACGGCGGTCTTCTCGGTGAAGCTGGGCTGGTTCCCGTCCTTCGGGGCGGGTGAGGGGCTGCTCGACACGATCTACCACCTGGTCCTGCCCGCGCTCGCGCTGGCGCTGACCTTCATCGCCCTGGTGGCGCGGGTGACCCGCTCCTCCATGGTCGAACAGCTGGACCGCGAACACGTCGAGGTGGCAACCAGCCGCGGCATGAACCGGGCCAGGGTCGTCCGCCGGCACGTGCTGCGTAATGCGCTGAACCCGATCCTGACGGTCAGCGGCCTGCTGGTCGCCGGCCTGCTGGTCGCCAGTTCCATCGTGGAAGCCGCCTTCGGCCTGGCCGGGCTCGGTTCCCTGCTGGTGCAGTCGGTGGACAAGCTCGACTTCCCGGTGGTCCAGGCGATCGTGCTGATCATCGTCGCATTGTTCGTGTTGGCCAATACGGTCGTGGACATTCTCGCCGGGGTCCTTGACCCCCGCACCAAGGCAGGAGCCGCGGCGCGATGA
- a CDS encoding ABC transporter permease has protein sequence MSTPTLLSRIRPQAVAGAIYHTNKLFVLSTATLAVVVLSAVFAPWLAPYDPDFVDLSNFLSGPTAHHWLGTDGGGRDTLSRLIFGARASMLAPLIVVVGSTILGIVLGLTAGWFGGWLDALLGRIFDLIFAFPALLLAMLGVAIFGKGLVAPVIAMTIAYTPYVARLVRALVTEEKAKPYVTAYGVQGFATPWVAFGRVLPNVVPTVGAQSTLNFGYVLAELAALSFLGLGVQPPTSDWGSMINESRGALMSGQFLPALLPSVLVIIVVIAVNIFGEELSDRIGGKLPS, from the coding sequence ATGAGTACACCGACACTCCTGAGCCGCATCCGCCCCCAGGCCGTGGCCGGAGCCATCTACCACACCAACAAGCTCTTCGTGCTCTCGACGGCCACGCTTGCCGTGGTCGTCCTGAGCGCAGTCTTCGCGCCCTGGCTGGCGCCGTACGACCCGGACTTCGTCGACCTGTCCAACTTCCTCTCCGGTCCCACGGCCCACCACTGGCTGGGCACCGACGGCGGAGGCCGGGATACACTCAGCCGGCTGATCTTCGGGGCCCGGGCCTCGATGCTCGCGCCGCTGATCGTTGTCGTCGGATCCACCATCCTGGGCATTGTGCTGGGCCTGACAGCCGGTTGGTTCGGCGGCTGGCTCGACGCGCTCCTGGGCCGGATCTTCGATTTGATCTTCGCCTTCCCGGCACTGCTGCTGGCCATGCTCGGCGTCGCGATCTTCGGCAAGGGCCTGGTGGCCCCGGTCATCGCGATGACGATCGCCTATACCCCCTACGTGGCGCGGCTGGTGCGCGCGCTGGTCACCGAGGAGAAGGCCAAGCCGTACGTCACCGCGTACGGCGTGCAGGGCTTCGCGACCCCGTGGGTGGCCTTCGGCCGGGTGCTTCCGAACGTGGTGCCCACCGTCGGCGCGCAGTCGACGCTGAACTTCGGCTACGTGCTGGCCGAACTGGCGGCCCTCTCCTTCCTGGGCCTCGGCGTGCAACCGCCGACCTCGGACTGGGGATCGATGATCAACGAGAGCCGGGGTGCGCTGATGAGCGGGCAGTTCCTGCCTGCATTATTGCCCTCGGTACTCGTGATCATCGTGGTCATAGCAGTGAATATCTTCGGAGAAGAACTCTCCGACCGCATCGGAGGAAAGCTGCCGTCATGA
- a CDS encoding dipeptide ABC transporter ATP-binding protein: MTLLEIDDLVLDLKNGLRLLNGVSLSVTAGETVALVGESGSGKSLTSRTVLGLFPEKASMTGSIMLDGVQMLGATTRETTRQRRNTVSMVFQDPRSGINPVRTIGDFLTESLVACQGWNPAEARKKAIELLASVGLPRPETHMRQYPYELSGGMLQRVMIAGAMGSSPKLLVYDEPTSALDVTTQAEIIGVLRKQQRENNTGMLFITHDLNLAAALCDRVYVIHRGEIVEQGNAAEVFADPQHDYTRRLVAATPRIGDKQEGRVVAPTASAITEPVIQVSNLEKAYMIRHADPVRAVNSVTFEVQAGGSLALVGESGSGKSTIARMLVGLEEPDSGSILINGAPRPAGRMDKEARLAQARSAQIVFQDPYLSLDPRITAGGAIEDALRLHGKLGKADARKRVLTLLEQVGLSERIAQSRPRTLSGGQRQRVAIARALAVEPKILVLDEATSALDVSVQSQVLDLIDAIRAETGLTIVFVSHDLAVVRRVCEDAVVLKAGAAVEVGKTAQLLDDPQHPYTRLLVDSIPRPGWRILQPQG; the protein is encoded by the coding sequence ATGACCCTGCTCGAAATCGACGACCTGGTCCTGGACCTGAAGAACGGGCTCCGCCTGCTCAACGGCGTCTCGCTGAGCGTAACGGCAGGGGAAACCGTCGCCCTGGTGGGCGAGTCCGGCTCGGGCAAGTCGCTGACCTCACGCACCGTGCTCGGCCTGTTCCCGGAGAAGGCCAGCATGACCGGTTCCATCATGCTCGATGGCGTCCAGATGCTGGGCGCCACCACTCGGGAAACCACCCGGCAGCGCCGGAATACCGTCTCGATGGTGTTCCAGGATCCGCGCTCCGGCATCAATCCGGTGCGTACCATCGGCGACTTCCTCACCGAATCGCTGGTGGCCTGCCAGGGCTGGAATCCGGCCGAAGCCAGGAAGAAGGCCATCGAGCTGCTCGCCTCGGTGGGCCTGCCGCGCCCGGAAACCCACATGCGGCAGTACCCCTACGAGCTCTCCGGCGGCATGCTGCAGCGCGTGATGATCGCCGGGGCCATGGGCAGCTCCCCGAAGCTGCTGGTGTACGACGAGCCGACCTCGGCACTGGACGTGACCACCCAGGCAGAAATCATCGGCGTGCTGCGCAAGCAGCAGCGGGAAAACAACACGGGCATGCTGTTCATTACCCATGATCTGAACCTCGCGGCGGCATTGTGCGATCGGGTCTACGTGATCCATCGCGGTGAGATCGTCGAGCAGGGCAACGCGGCGGAGGTCTTCGCTGATCCGCAGCACGACTACACCCGCCGGTTGGTCGCAGCGACCCCGCGCATCGGCGATAAGCAGGAAGGCCGGGTCGTTGCGCCGACGGCGTCCGCCATCACCGAGCCGGTCATCCAGGTGTCGAACCTGGAAAAGGCATACATGATTCGCCATGCGGACCCGGTGCGCGCCGTGAACTCGGTGACCTTCGAGGTCCAGGCCGGCGGCTCTCTCGCACTGGTCGGCGAATCGGGATCCGGCAAGTCGACCATCGCCCGCATGCTGGTGGGGCTGGAGGAACCGGACTCCGGGTCGATTCTGATCAACGGGGCACCTCGGCCCGCCGGACGGATGGACAAGGAGGCCAGGCTGGCCCAGGCCCGCAGCGCCCAGATCGTCTTCCAGGACCCGTACCTGTCCCTTGATCCCCGGATCACCGCCGGCGGAGCCATCGAAGATGCGCTGAGGTTGCACGGGAAGCTGGGCAAGGCCGACGCCCGCAAGCGCGTGCTCACGCTGCTGGAGCAGGTCGGCCTGTCCGAACGGATTGCCCAGTCGCGTCCACGGACGCTCTCCGGAGGCCAGCGTCAGCGTGTGGCCATCGCCCGGGCCCTGGCGGTTGAACCAAAGATCCTGGTCCTCGACGAGGCAACCAGCGCGCTGGATGTTTCGGTGCAGAGCCAGGTGCTGGACCTGATCGATGCGATCCGCGCGGAAACCGGCCTGACCATCGTCTTCGTCAGCCACGACCTGGCAGTGGTGCGCCGCGTCTGCGAAGACGCGGTGGTGCTGAAGGCCGGCGCTGCCGTTGAGGTCGGCAAGACGGCGCAACTGCTCGATGATCCGCAGCACCCATACACCCGGCTGCTCGTTGACTCGATCCCGCGTCCTGGTTGGAGGATCTTGCAGCCGCAGGGCTGA
- a CDS encoding DUF2516 family protein: protein MNLALIFEFYLMLALSVVALLLALWAFIDCLRRAATNFQREGKRTKTFWLAMTGVSAVVCLFSLQFTGGGGFLQLIAACIASVYLADVKPAVGGGGKRYPY, encoded by the coding sequence ATGAACCTTGCCCTGATCTTTGAGTTCTACCTGATGCTGGCCCTGAGCGTCGTCGCCTTGCTGCTGGCCCTCTGGGCCTTCATTGATTGCCTGCGCCGTGCTGCGACGAATTTCCAGCGCGAGGGTAAGCGCACGAAGACCTTCTGGCTGGCGATGACCGGCGTCTCCGCCGTGGTGTGCCTGTTCAGCCTCCAGTTCACCGGTGGCGGCGGATTCCTGCAGCTGATCGCGGCCTGTATCGCCTCGGTCTACCTGGCTGATGTGAAGCCCGCAGTCGGCGGGGGCGGGAAGCGTTACCCCTACTAG
- a CDS encoding class I SAM-dependent methyltransferase — protein MVQKAIRLGGRRSAARPLGNPTRGTTNPNRMRRVDRWLTGPQAWRLRPGTTGAPPIAVDLGYGASPRTAVELFERLRASESLVQVIGIEIEPDRVTQAKPLEQPGLEFRVGGFEIPTEKNPTIIRAFNVLRQYEEADVPAIWDTLRSRLAPNGVVVEGTCDEIGRRSSWVGITNDGPTTLSISLRFGDFALPSEVAERLPKALIHRNIPGERVHGFLEAADRAWLAAAPLASFGNRQRWISMCKTLRTAGWPVLDGVSRWRLGELTVDWSCVAPRTGGLALADDADPAA, from the coding sequence ATGGTGCAAAAGGCGATTCGGCTCGGCGGCCGGCGATCCGCCGCCCGTCCCCTTGGCAATCCAACGCGCGGGACCACGAACCCCAACCGGATGCGCCGGGTCGACCGCTGGCTGACCGGCCCGCAGGCCTGGCGCCTGCGCCCGGGAACCACCGGCGCCCCGCCCATTGCTGTGGATCTGGGCTACGGAGCCTCCCCACGGACCGCGGTTGAGCTCTTCGAGCGGCTGCGAGCCAGCGAATCGCTGGTCCAGGTCATCGGGATCGAGATCGAGCCCGATCGCGTGACCCAGGCCAAACCGCTTGAACAGCCGGGACTGGAATTCCGGGTGGGTGGATTCGAGATCCCCACCGAAAAAAACCCCACGATCATCCGCGCATTCAATGTCCTGCGCCAATACGAGGAAGCCGACGTACCGGCCATCTGGGATACGCTGCGCTCCCGCCTGGCACCCAACGGAGTCGTGGTGGAGGGCACCTGCGATGAAATCGGACGCCGCAGCTCCTGGGTGGGGATCACCAACGACGGGCCCACTACACTGAGCATCTCCCTGCGCTTCGGGGACTTCGCGCTCCCCTCGGAGGTCGCCGAGCGGCTGCCCAAGGCGCTGATCCACCGCAATATCCCCGGGGAACGCGTCCATGGCTTTCTCGAGGCGGCCGACCGGGCTTGGCTGGCCGCCGCGCCGCTGGCATCGTTCGGCAACCGGCAGCGCTGGATTTCCATGTGCAAGACACTACGCACAGCCGGCTGGCCGGTACTCGACGGTGTCTCGCGCTGGCGCCTAGGCGAATTGACGGTCGACTGGTCCTGCGTGGCACCCCGGACCGGGGGGCTGGCCCTGGCAGACGACGCGGATCCGGCCGCCTGA
- a CDS encoding phosphoglyceromutase has product MTYTLILLRHGQSEWNEKNLFTGWYDVPLTDKGRAEATRGGTLITEAGLVPNVLHTSLLKRAIITANLALESADLSWIPVKRSWRLNERHYGALQGKDKAQTLAEYGEDQFMEWRRSYDTPPPALADDSEFSQINDPRYADLGDDAPRTECLKDVLDRMLPYWEDSIKPDLSSGKTVLVTAHGNSLRALVKHLDGISDEDIASLNIPTGIPLVYELKEDFTPVTRGGQYLDPEAAADAIEAVANQGRH; this is encoded by the coding sequence ATGACTTATACCTTGATCCTGCTTCGCCATGGGCAGAGCGAGTGGAACGAAAAGAACCTGTTCACCGGCTGGTACGACGTCCCGCTCACCGATAAGGGGCGTGCCGAGGCCACCCGCGGCGGCACGCTGATCACCGAGGCTGGACTTGTTCCGAACGTCCTGCACACCTCGCTGCTCAAGCGCGCCATCATCACTGCAAACCTGGCCTTGGAGTCAGCCGATCTGAGCTGGATTCCGGTCAAGCGCAGCTGGCGCCTGAACGAGCGCCACTACGGCGCACTGCAAGGTAAGGACAAGGCCCAGACCCTGGCCGAATATGGCGAGGATCAGTTCATGGAATGGCGCCGTTCCTACGACACCCCGCCGCCGGCCCTGGCCGACGATTCGGAGTTCAGCCAGATCAACGACCCGCGCTACGCGGACCTTGGCGACGACGCACCACGCACCGAATGCCTCAAGGACGTGCTCGACCGCATGCTCCCGTACTGGGAAGACTCGATCAAGCCGGACCTGTCCTCGGGCAAGACGGTGCTCGTCACCGCACACGGCAACTCGCTGCGCGCCCTGGTCAAGCACTTGGACGGGATCAGCGACGAAGACATCGCTTCCCTGAACATCCCCACCGGCATTCCGCTGGTCTACGAACTGAAGGAGGACTTCACCCCGGTCACCCGCGGTGGACAGTACCTCGATCCGGAAGCCGCTGCGGACGCCATCGAGGCAGTCGCCAACCAGGGCCGCCACTAG
- a CDS encoding DUF4193 domain-containing protein, with the protein MATDYDEVRPDVAEARKASLEAVKSANAPDARSVSRELDESDTSDGVELPGADLSSEELTVTVVPQKEDEFLCGSCFLIRHRSQLAREKNGVGFCLECEG; encoded by the coding sequence GTGGCAACTGATTATGATGAGGTCCGGCCTGACGTAGCTGAGGCGCGGAAAGCATCCCTGGAAGCGGTTAAGTCCGCTAACGCCCCGGATGCTCGAAGCGTATCGCGCGAGCTGGACGAAAGTGACACAAGTGACGGCGTCGAGCTCCCCGGAGCCGACCTGTCCTCCGAGGAGCTGACGGTTACAGTCGTTCCGCAGAAGGAAGACGAGTTCCTCTGTGGCTCCTGCTTCCTGATTCGCCACCGCTCGCAGCTTGCCCGCGAGAAGAACGGCGTGGGCTTCTGCCTGGAGTGCGAAGGCTAG
- the phoU gene encoding phosphate signaling complex protein PhoU — MRKVFQAELQQIGEELIQMSQLVAQAMARAYEAFENVDTELAQEVIAEDARIDFLQTQLDERAIDVLALQGPVASDLRMIVGSLRMSASLERMGDLARHVAQLARLRFPQQVVPAKLAPVFAEMAELDIRIAVLLGELLETRELDIARQIIKLNEQIDALHASVFKMVASPDWTETAPTTADVTLTSRYLERFGDHGVSVARKVNYLVTGEWDPDAAGF; from the coding sequence TTGCGCAAGGTTTTCCAGGCCGAACTCCAGCAGATCGGCGAGGAACTGATCCAGATGTCGCAGCTGGTCGCCCAGGCCATGGCTCGGGCCTATGAGGCATTCGAGAACGTCGACACCGAGCTGGCCCAGGAGGTCATCGCCGAGGACGCGCGCATCGACTTCCTGCAGACCCAACTCGACGAGCGGGCCATCGACGTGCTGGCACTGCAGGGTCCCGTGGCTTCGGACCTGCGCATGATCGTCGGTTCACTGCGCATGAGCGCCTCGCTGGAGCGCATGGGCGATTTGGCCCGACACGTGGCCCAGCTGGCCCGGCTGCGCTTCCCGCAACAGGTCGTCCCGGCCAAGCTTGCCCCGGTGTTCGCCGAGATGGCCGAGCTGGACATCCGCATCGCCGTGTTGCTGGGCGAACTACTCGAAACCCGTGAGCTGGATATCGCACGGCAGATCATCAAGCTTAACGAGCAGATCGATGCACTGCATGCCTCGGTATTCAAGATGGTGGCGTCACCTGACTGGACCGAAACAGCCCCGACCACAGCCGATGTCACATTGACCAGCCGTTATCTGGAACGATTCGGTGATCATGGCGTTTCGGTGGCCCGTAAGGTCAACTACTTGGTGACCGGCGAATGGGATCCGGACGCTGCCGGGTTCTAA
- a CDS encoding sensor histidine kinase, giving the protein MNDVLISVLSGLVGLALGVVGILAYRSSVRARVGLPHVGEPTLPEGAAEILSVIGRAFVVVDDVDGVVRANPAAYAYGLVRGHTLVHEELLVLARRVRADGVIAEREFELPRGPLGQGTMIVHVRVAPLGDDYILLLADDRTEITRTEAIRNDFVANVSHELKTPVSAISLLSEAIDGAADDPVAVHRFTARLYKESARLGAMVQDIIELSRLQGTNIVVEGEAVDINAVIAEAVDRNKLPAEEKQINISVGGKSLDPVFGDRDLLMTALRNLIDNAIRYSGPGTTVGVGIRQRDGLIQVSVTDQGPGISADEQDRIFERFYRVDAARSRQTGGTGLGLSIVKHVVANHGGEVTVWSQPGQGSTFTVRLPILEDGQLPAEDFSGGSVPLDIAVAARKVRGKEGRV; this is encoded by the coding sequence GTGAACGATGTCCTGATCTCCGTACTGTCCGGCCTCGTCGGGCTTGCGCTGGGCGTCGTAGGCATCTTGGCGTACCGTTCGAGCGTCCGCGCCCGGGTCGGGTTGCCCCACGTGGGTGAGCCGACGCTCCCCGAGGGGGCAGCCGAAATCCTGTCGGTGATTGGACGCGCCTTCGTGGTGGTCGACGATGTGGACGGCGTGGTCCGGGCCAACCCCGCGGCCTACGCCTACGGCTTGGTCCGCGGGCACACGCTGGTCCACGAGGAACTGCTGGTGCTGGCGCGGCGGGTGCGTGCAGACGGCGTCATCGCCGAGCGTGAATTCGAACTGCCGCGCGGCCCGCTGGGCCAGGGGACGATGATCGTGCATGTGCGGGTGGCCCCGCTCGGGGACGACTACATTTTGTTGCTGGCCGATGACCGGACGGAAATCACCCGCACCGAAGCGATCCGCAACGACTTCGTTGCCAACGTCTCGCATGAGCTCAAGACGCCGGTAAGTGCCATCTCGCTGCTTTCTGAGGCCATCGACGGAGCTGCAGACGACCCGGTGGCGGTGCACCGATTCACCGCACGGTTGTACAAGGAGTCGGCTCGGCTAGGGGCCATGGTGCAGGACATCATCGAGCTTTCCCGGCTTCAGGGAACCAACATAGTGGTCGAGGGCGAGGCGGTCGACATCAATGCGGTGATTGCTGAGGCAGTTGACCGCAACAAGCTTCCGGCTGAGGAAAAGCAGATCAACATTTCGGTGGGTGGCAAGAGCCTCGATCCGGTATTCGGCGATCGGGACCTGCTGATGACGGCGCTGCGGAACCTGATCGACAATGCCATCCGCTACTCCGGGCCCGGCACCACTGTGGGCGTCGGCATCCGGCAGCGTGACGGGCTGATCCAGGTCTCGGTGACCGATCAAGGGCCCGGTATCTCCGCCGACGAACAAGATCGGATTTTCGAACGCTTCTACCGTGTGGATGCGGCCCGCTCCCGCCAGACCGGCGGAACGGGGCTGGGTCTGAGCATCGTCAAACATGTGGTGGCCAACCATGGTGGAGAGGTCACGGTCTGGTCGCAGCCGGGCCAAGGCTCGACTTTCACCGTGCGCCTGCCGATCCTCGAGGACGGGCAATTGCCCGCAGAAGATTTCAGTGGGGGATCCGTCCCCCTCGATATAGCCGTCGCGGCACGTAAGGTGCGCGGCAAGGAAGGCCGGGTATGA
- a CDS encoding response regulator transcription factor translates to MTRILIVEDEESLSDPLSYLLEKEGFEIRVAENGLDAVSDFERHGADLVLLDLMLPGIPGTEVFRQIRQKSHVPVIMLTAKDSEIDKVVGLELGADDYVTKPYSSRELVARIRAVLRRQGEPEDLVAQTVQAGPVRMDVERHVVSVRSEPVAMPLKEFELLELLLRNAGRVLTRGQLIDRVWGSDYVGDTKTLDVHVKRLRSKIEPDPSMPVHLVTVRGLGYKFEA, encoded by the coding sequence ATGACCCGTATTTTGATTGTCGAGGACGAGGAATCGTTGAGCGATCCGCTCTCCTACCTCTTGGAAAAGGAGGGCTTCGAGATCCGGGTCGCCGAAAACGGTCTGGATGCCGTGAGCGATTTCGAGCGGCATGGTGCCGACCTCGTGCTGCTTGACCTGATGCTCCCGGGAATCCCGGGCACCGAAGTGTTCCGCCAGATCCGGCAGAAATCGCATGTCCCGGTCATCATGCTGACGGCGAAGGATTCCGAGATCGACAAAGTAGTCGGCCTGGAGCTGGGAGCAGACGACTACGTGACGAAGCCGTATTCGTCCCGCGAGCTGGTGGCCCGGATCCGTGCAGTGCTGCGAAGGCAGGGTGAGCCAGAGGACCTGGTCGCACAGACGGTCCAGGCCGGTCCCGTGCGCATGGACGTGGAACGTCATGTGGTGTCCGTGCGTAGCGAACCGGTGGCCATGCCGCTGAAGGAGTTCGAGCTGCTCGAACTCCTGCTGCGCAATGCCGGTCGGGTACTTACCCGTGGGCAGCTCATCGACCGAGTCTGGGGTTCGGACTATGTAGGGGACACGAAGACCCTTGACGTGCACGTCAAGCGGCTACGCTCGAAGATCGAACCGGACCCCTCGATGCCGGTGCACCTGGTGACGGTCCGCGGCCTGGGTTATAAGTTCGAGGCCTGA
- a CDS encoding CarD family transcriptional regulator — MVFEVGETVVYPHHGAAMIEEIKMRTIKGEEKMYLKLKVAQGDLTIEVPAENVDLVGVRDVVGTEGLEQVFDVLRAEFTEEPTNWSRRYKANLEKLASGDVIKVAEVVRDLWRRDNDRGLSAGEKRMLSKARQILISELALAKKLDEEKAESVLDEVLAS; from the coding sequence ATGGTTTTTGAGGTTGGCGAGACTGTTGTCTACCCGCACCACGGCGCAGCGATGATCGAAGAGATCAAGATGCGCACCATCAAGGGCGAAGAGAAAATGTATCTCAAGCTCAAGGTGGCACAGGGTGACCTGACGATTGAGGTTCCAGCGGAAAACGTTGATCTTGTCGGCGTGCGCGATGTCGTTGGTACGGAAGGCCTGGAACAGGTCTTTGACGTGCTCCGAGCAGAATTCACTGAAGAACCGACCAACTGGTCCCGACGCTACAAGGCGAATCTGGAAAAGTTGGCCTCCGGGGACGTCATCAAGGTGGCAGAGGTCGTTCGTGACCTGTGGCGCCGAGATAACGACCGCGGGCTGTCCGCCGGAGAGAAGCGCATGCTCTCGAAGGCCCGCCAGATCCTGATCAGCGAATTGGCCCTGGCCAAGAAGTTGGACGAGGAAAAGGCAGAAAGCGTTCTGGACGAGGTGTTGGCTTCCTGA
- the ispD gene encoding 2-C-methyl-D-erythritol 4-phosphate cytidylyltransferase: MPTEQGTPPPAHRTAVILVAAGSGTRLGYGIPKALVPLAGRSLLEHALDGLATGCPDARVIVVLPEGNAELEGICSRHRSRPVTCTGGATRNDSVRAGLARLEPGTEFVLVHDAARALTPPAVFERVADALSAGAEAVIPVLPVIDTIKSVQPASAGIGEGIVSSTVDRAVLRAVQTPQGFNAASLAAAHAAVSSWKPERAEKVTDDAMLMEMNGITVFTVHGSALGLKVTTKMDLLLAEALVANGYEDEA; encoded by the coding sequence GTGCCCACAGAACAAGGAACCCCGCCCCCCGCACACCGCACTGCCGTGATTCTTGTAGCCGCAGGTTCCGGAACCCGGCTGGGATACGGAATACCCAAGGCCTTGGTACCGCTGGCCGGCAGGTCGCTTCTCGAACACGCGTTGGATGGCCTCGCCACCGGCTGTCCGGATGCCCGGGTGATAGTGGTGCTTCCGGAGGGCAACGCCGAGCTGGAAGGCATCTGTTCCCGCCACCGGAGCAGACCCGTCACGTGCACTGGCGGGGCGACGCGCAACGACTCGGTTCGGGCCGGGCTGGCCAGGCTGGAGCCGGGCACCGAATTCGTCCTGGTCCACGATGCCGCCCGGGCGCTGACCCCGCCCGCCGTTTTCGAGCGAGTAGCGGACGCCCTGAGCGCCGGGGCAGAAGCCGTGATACCGGTGTTGCCGGTCATCGACACGATCAAGAGCGTGCAACCTGCCTCCGCCGGGATCGGAGAGGGCATCGTCAGCTCGACGGTAGACCGCGCGGTGCTCCGGGCGGTGCAGACTCCGCAGGGATTCAACGCGGCCAGTCTGGCAGCCGCCCACGCAGCCGTCAGCAGCTGGAAGCCCGAGCGCGCCGAGAAGGTCACCGACGATGCCATGCTGATGGAAATGAACGGAATTACCGTATTTACAGTGCACGGATCCGCCTTGGGCCTGAAAGTCACCACGAAAATGGACCTGCTGCTGGCCGAGGCACTTGTCGCCAACGGATATGAGGACGAAGCATGA
- the ispF gene encoding 2-C-methyl-D-erythritol 2,4-cyclodiphosphate synthase — translation MSNANRQAPIIPRIGLGVDVHAISPDPERGLWLAGLHWPGERGLAGHSDGDAVAHAACDALFSAAGIGDLGTHFGTSRPEFAGAAGTLLLAEAARLVRAAGFEIGNVAIQFVGNRPKFGPRRNEADAVLSAAAGAEVTVTATTSDALGYEGSGQGLTAYATALVYRSDAAASGSDNLEA, via the coding sequence ATGAGCAACGCCAATCGCCAGGCCCCGATCATCCCGCGCATCGGTCTGGGCGTCGACGTCCACGCCATTTCGCCGGACCCGGAACGTGGGCTTTGGCTCGCCGGGTTGCATTGGCCTGGCGAACGCGGCCTGGCCGGCCACTCCGATGGCGATGCCGTGGCACATGCCGCCTGCGACGCGCTTTTCTCGGCGGCCGGAATCGGTGACCTCGGGACCCACTTCGGTACCTCGCGGCCGGAATTCGCCGGCGCGGCGGGGACCCTGCTGCTGGCCGAGGCCGCCCGGCTGGTTCGAGCCGCCGGGTTTGAGATCGGCAATGTCGCCATCCAGTTCGTGGGCAACCGACCCAAGTTCGGCCCGCGGCGCAACGAAGCCGATGCTGTGCTTTCGGCAGCCGCCGGCGCCGAGGTCACCGTCACCGCCACCACTTCCGACGCGCTGGGATACGAGGGATCGGGGCAGGGCCTCACCGCCTACGCCACGGCGCTGGTCTACCGCTCCGATGCGGCGGCGTCCGGCTCGGATAACCTAGAAGCGTGA